Proteins from one Anomalospiza imberbis isolate Cuckoo-Finch-1a 21T00152 unplaced genomic scaffold, ASM3175350v1 scaffold_43, whole genome shotgun sequence genomic window:
- the LOC137466745 gene encoding uncharacterized protein — MMMVATMTPPTSLSRALAAYAGTPWTTWDDDVTMVAIEWHASVAVLEDTWAWLARRATKLHDACREVATAAADMVATTSARARELQDEVAGCGTARNILVAAAQQLGLALDREEVAEVVAGHKTQLRGHSRVATSQATRATMVRQRAEAALGLLERLVATCDEATAFPRELRRRVGDIKATLEETKEVTLDVPEDLVAKVAVAEWLWEANTRLAKDHLVVALVSIIDFFFDGDPDSAGGHGVAERCQTAIEDIPRLLGLPERPQPAWSPPGATGTEAGKRDPSRARGHRRRPQVPRGP, encoded by the coding sequence ATGATGATGGTTGCCACAATGACCCCCCCCACCTCCCTGAGCCGGGCCCTGGCCGCCTACGCGGGCACCCCCTGGACAACGTGGGACGACGATGTGACAATGGTGGCCATCGAGTGGCACGCCTCGGTGGCCGTGCTCGAGGACACCTGGGCCTGGCTGGCCAGGAGGGCCACCAAGCTGCATGATGCCTGCAGGGAGGtggccactgcagcagctgatATGGTGGCCACCACCAGTGCCCGGGCCAGGGAGCTACAGGACGAGGTTGCCGGCTGTGGGACAGCTCGGAACATCCTGGTGGCCGCGGCCCAGCAGCTGGGTCTGGCCCTGGACAGGGAGGAGGTGGCCGAGGTGGTGGCCGGGCACAAAACCCAGCTGAGGGGACATTCCAGGGtggccaccagccaggcaaCGAGGGCCACCATGGTGAGACAGCGGGCggaggcagccctggggctgctggagcgCTTGGTGGCCACGTGTGACGAAGCCACCGCCTTTCCCCGGGAGCTGCGGCGCAGGGTTGGGGACATCAAGGCCACCCTggaggagacgaaggaggtgACCCTCGATGTCCCCGAGGACTTGGTTGCCAAGGTGGCCGTGGCTGAGTGGCTGTGGGAAGCCAACACCCGCCTGGCCAAGGACCACCTGGTGGTGGCACTTGTCTCCATCATCGACTTCTTCTTCGATGGTGACCCCGACAGCGCCGGTGGCCACGGGGTGGCCGAGCGGTGCCAAACAGCCATCGAGGACATCCCGAGGCTCCTTGGGCTCCCGGAGCGTCCGCAGCCAGCGTGGAGCCCCCCGGGTGCGACGGGGACAGAGGCCGGCAAACGGGACCCCTCGAGGGCACGGGGCCACCGCAGGAGGCCACAAGTGCCACGAGGTCCCTGA